AAAAATATCCTATCACATCCAGATGCAACTTTCAAGCGTCGTCGGACGGCACGTTCTTTTTGATTTCGTGCAACATTCGTTTTTCTTCATCCGACAAATGGATCGTTTCAAGCAAATCCGGACGCCGCTGCCACGTTCTTCGAAGCGATTCCTTTTTGCGCCAGCGATCGATTTTTTCATGGTGGCCGGACAGCAGCACATCGGGAACGTTCATTCCGCGAAACTCGGCGGGACGCGTATAGTGGGGATGTTCTAACAGTCCGTTGCTGAACGAATCATTCAAGTGCGATTGTTCATTCCCGAGCACGCCGTGCAGCAACCGCACCACGCTGTCGATAACAACCATCGCCGCCAGCTCGCCGCCGGTCAACACATAGTCGCCGATCGAGATTTCATCGTCGGCCAATGCCGTGCGAATGCGTTCATCATACCCTTCATAATGGCCGCAAATAAACAACAAATGGTCTTCTTTCGCTAGTTCCTGCGCTTTTTTCTGATCGTAACGCGCTCCTTGAGGAGACATGAGCACAACGCGAGGGTGCGTCTCACCGGTGCTTTTCAAATGGTCGACGGCGTCGAAGATCGGCTGCGGCATGAGAACCATGCCTTGACCGCCGCCGTAAGGATAATCATCGACCTTTCGGTGTTTGTTTTTCGAAAAATCGCGATAATCAGTGACGGAAAATGAGACCGCGCCTTCATCTTGAGCCTTTTTCATGATCGATTGCCGGAAGACGCCGGAAAACATGTCCGGAAACAGCGAAAGCACGTCAATCTTCATCGATGAGCCCTTCCAGCAGATGAATGGTCACTTGCTTGTTTTCAACGTCGACTTTTTTGACGACATCTTCTATGTAAGGAATCAATGCATCTTTGCCAAATTGGCGCTTGACGACCCAAACGTCATTCGCACCCGTCTCCAAAATTTCTTTGATGGTCCCGATCGTTTTCCCATCATCGGTTACGACGCGGCAGCCGATAATTTCATGATAATAAAATTCTCCCTCGTCAAGCAGGTCCAAATCTTCAATCGGAATTTTCAGTATGGCGCCGTTCAACGCTTCGACATCGTTAATCGTGCCGTAACCTTCAAAGCGGATGAGTTCAAATTGCTTGTGTGTGCGGCGTGTTTCCACGACAAGCGGCTTTTTCGGCTTGTCCTTCCCTTCATCCAAATACAGCGTATTTCCCGGCGCAAAACGTTCGTCGGGAAAATCGGTCGTCGCATAAACTTTCACTTCGCCGCGCAGTCCGTGCGGCTTTGTGATTTTTCCGACGTTCAGCCATTTCGACATCGTCAATGTCCTCCCTGGCGAATTTCAAACACTTTTCCGTTTTTGATGACGACGGACGGTTCCGACATGATCTTGTCCCAATCGTCGCCAATGTCCACGTCGACGATCATGTCGA
This sequence is a window from Bacillales bacterium. Protein-coding genes within it:
- the trmD gene encoding tRNA (guanosine(37)-N1)-methyltransferase TrmD, producing MKIDVLSLFPDMFSGVFRQSIMKKAQDEGAVSFSVTDYRDFSKNKHRKVDDYPYGGGQGMVLMPQPIFDAVDHLKSTGETHPRVVLMSPQGARYDQKKAQELAKEDHLLFICGHYEGYDERIRTALADDEISIGDYVLTGGELAAMVVIDSVVRLLHGVLGNEQSHLNDSFSNGLLEHPHYTRPAEFRGMNVPDVLLSGHHEKIDRWRKKESLRRTWQRRPDLLETIHLSDEEKRMLHEIKKNVPSDDA
- the rimM gene encoding ribosome maturation factor RimM (Essential for efficient processing of 16S rRNA); protein product: MSKWLNVGKITKPHGLRGEVKVYATTDFPDERFAPGNTLYLDEGKDKPKKPLVVETRRTHKQFELIRFEGYGTINDVEALNGAILKIPIEDLDLLDEGEFYYHEIIGCRVVTDDGKTIGTIKEILETGANDVWVVKRQFGKDALIPYIEDVVKKVDVENKQVTIHLLEGLIDED